The following proteins are co-located in the Flavobacterium sp. CECT 9288 genome:
- the fbaA gene encoding class II fructose-bisphosphate aldolase: protein MAHNIKPGVATGDQVQEIFNYAKEKGFALPAVNVTGSNTINSVLETAAKLNAPVIIQFSNGGAQFNAGKGLSNAGEKAAIAGGIAGALHIHTLAEAYGATVILHTDHCAKKLLPWIDGLLDASEAHFAKTGKPLYSSHMIDLSEEPIEENIEICKGYLERMSKMGMTLEIELGITGGEEDGVDNSDVDSSKLYTQPEEVAYAYEELSKISPRFTIAAAFGNVHGVYKPGNVKLTPKILKNSQDFVQNKFNTGHNPVDFVFHGGSGSTLEEIREGISYGVIKMNIDTDLQFAFTEGIRDYMIKNIDYLKTQIGNPEGADAPNKKHYDPRKWLRESEITFNTRLEQAFADLNNVNTL, encoded by the coding sequence ATGGCACACAACATAAAACCAGGAGTAGCAACAGGAGATCAGGTTCAAGAAATCTTTAATTATGCTAAAGAAAAAGGATTTGCATTGCCTGCAGTAAATGTAACTGGCTCAAATACAATTAACAGCGTTCTTGAAACAGCCGCTAAATTAAATGCTCCCGTAATCATTCAGTTTTCTAATGGTGGAGCACAGTTTAATGCTGGTAAAGGATTATCTAATGCAGGAGAAAAAGCAGCAATTGCTGGTGGAATTGCTGGTGCTTTGCACATTCATACACTAGCAGAAGCCTATGGTGCAACGGTAATTTTACACACAGATCATTGTGCAAAGAAATTATTGCCTTGGATTGATGGATTATTAGACGCATCCGAAGCACATTTTGCAAAGACTGGAAAACCGCTATATTCATCACATATGATTGATTTATCTGAGGAGCCAATTGAAGAGAACATCGAAATTTGCAAAGGCTATTTAGAGCGTATGAGCAAAATGGGGATGACTCTTGAAATTGAACTAGGTATTACAGGTGGTGAAGAAGATGGTGTAGACAACTCTGATGTAGATAGTTCAAAATTATACACACAACCTGAAGAAGTTGCTTATGCTTATGAGGAACTTTCTAAAATAAGTCCTCGTTTTACAATTGCAGCCGCTTTTGGAAATGTACACGGAGTATACAAACCAGGAAATGTAAAATTAACTCCAAAAATCTTAAAGAATTCTCAAGATTTTGTTCAAAATAAATTCAACACTGGGCACAACCCAGTTGATTTTGTTTTCCACGGTGGGTCAGGATCTACACTTGAAGAAATCAGAGAGGGAATTAGCTATGGTGTTATCAAAATGAATATTGACACTGATTTGCAATTTGCATTTACAGAGGGTATTCGTGATTATATGATTAAAAATATTGATTATCTAAAAACACAAATTGGTAATCCAGAAGGCGCTGACGCTCCAAATAAAAAACATTACGATCCAAGAAAATGGTTGCGTGAAAGCGAAATCACTTTCAATACAAGATTGGAGCAAGCATTTGCTGACTTGAACAACGTGAATACATTATAA